The Chitinophaga sp. Cy-1792 genome contains the following window.
GCTATCGGTATTGTGGTGGATGATGCCATTGTGGTTGTAGAGGCGGTACACTCCACGATGGAACGAGAGCATCTACCGGCAAGAGAGGCAACAGTTAAAACGATGGGTGAGATATCCGGTGCGATTGTTTCGATAACATTGGTGATGGCAGCCGTGTTTGTACCTGTGAGTTTCGTACAAGGTCCTGCGGGGGTATTCTATAAACAGTTCGCCTTTACACTGGCCATTGCTATTTTTATTTCTGCGGTGAATGCGTTAACACTCAGTCCTGCGTTGTGTGCTTTATTCTTAAAGAACCAGCATATAGGTGAAGGTGGACATAAAAAAGGTTTTGGTGCCCGCTTCTTCGATGCGTTTAATACTGCTTTTAATGCCATGACGGCAAGGTATATACGGAGCATCAAATTCCTGTTGAGAAACAGGTGGGTGGCCATTACCGGATTATTGCTTGTGGTGGTTGCTACAGTTTGGCTGATCAAAACAACACCTACCGGGTTTATTCCGGACGAGGACCAGGGATTCGTAGTGGGTATTACCCAAACACCTCCAGGTAGTTCACTTAGCAGAACGGAGAATGCAACGAACCAGATTAGTAAAATTGTGATGCACGATGAAGGTGTGAGCGATGTATGGGCTGCCAATGGGATGAACTTCGTAACAAATGCGAATGCTTCTCCTAATGCTGCGATATTCGTAAGGTTAAAAGATCGTAAGGAGAGAGGTGTTGTAAAAGACCCTACTGCCATTGCAGGTGGTTTGTTAGGCAAATCAATGCAGGTACATGATGCCTTGACATTCTTTGTTGGCTTTCCAACCATCCAAGGTTTCGGTAATGTGAGCGGGGTAGAAATGATGCTGCAAGACAGAACAAACGGATCGCTGGAGAAATTAGCAGGAACCGCATGGGGTTTTGTTGGGGCGTTAAGTCAGCGGCCGGAAGTGGCAAGTGCGTTCACTACTTTTAATACAGGTAATCCACAATACACAATTGATATAGATGAAATAAAAGTGAAACAATTGGGTGTATCTGTTGGTGATCTGTTGGGTACACTGCAAACTTACTATGGTAGTAGTTTTGTGTCGGACTTTAACCGTTTCGGTAAATATAGCCGCGTAATGGCGCAGGCAGATGTGTCATACCGGATGGATAAAGGTTCATTGGATGCTATTTATGTAAAGAACAACCTGGGTACAATGGTGCCGGTAAGTACAGTGGCCAAATTCACACGTGTATATGGCCCGGAAACAGTTACAAGAAACAACCTGTATACTGCTGTTACCATTAATGCCACACCAAAACCAGGTTATAGTACCGGTGATGTAATTAAAGCCATTGGAGAAGTATCGAAAAAGGCATTACCACAAGGATATGCCTATGAGTTTACGGGTATTACAAGAGAAGAGATAAGAGCAGGGAACCAAACTGCGTTCGTGTTTTTATTGAGTGTATTGTTCGTATTCTTCCTGCTGGCTGCACAGTATGAAAGCTATATCCTGCCACTGGCGGTAATCCTTACTGTACCTACAGGTATATTAGGTGTATATAGTTTCATCGGCTTTAGCGGTATAGAGGGCAATATCTACGTACAAATTGGTATGATCATGCTGATAGGATTATTAGCTAAAAATGCGATCCTGATCGTGGAGTTTGCGCTGCAACGCAGAAAGGCGGGCTATAAGCTTATTGACGCTGCCCTGGAAGCAGCACAGCTTCGTCTTCGTCCGATCTTGATGACTTCCTTTGCCTTCATTGTTGGTATGTTGCCATTAATCTTTACCCAAGGTGCATCTGCCAAAGGAAACCATTCAATTGGTTGGAGTACTGTAGGTGGTATGTTTACCGGGGTAGTCCTGGGTGTATTCATCATACCTGTGCTGTTTGTAATCTTCCAGTTCCTGCAAGAGAAAATCAGCCGTAAGCCGATAGAGGAAGTGGAAGCAGCACATAAAGCAGAGCTGGTACACTAGAATATTAGCATTATCGATTATCAGAATTAGATAAAAAGAAAAATGAAAACAAGATATAGCTTATTTTACTTTTTGTTGTTCTCCTTAGTTGTAGGTTTAGCAGCATGTCGGGTGGGTCGCAATTATGAGCGGCCCCCGATGCCGCTGCCTGCGCAGTTTAACGGCGCAGCGCCGTCAGACAGCAGTATAGCAGGGATGGAGTGGAGACAATTTTTTACCGATCCGGTATTGCAGTCGTTGATAGATAAGGCAGTAAAGGGTAACCTGGATTTGCAGCTGGCGATGAAGCGTACAGATGCAGCGCAGCAGTATCTGAAACAGGCGAAAGTGAACTGGTTGCCGTCTTTTACCGGTAACCTGAGTGGTTCTACCAGTTTCCCGTCCAAGAATAGTTTGAATGGGGTAAGTATGACCAACTTCGGATTG
Protein-coding sequences here:
- a CDS encoding efflux RND transporter permease subunit, with protein sequence MLKRFIERPVLSTVISIILVMLGGLSLFSLPTALFPEIAPPSVQVIANYPGANGEVIARTVATPIEESVNGVENMTYMTSNSNNDGSYILTVYFKQGTDPDIAAVNVQNRVSKANSQLPPEVLQAGLSTQKVQSSFLMFVAIYSEDSVKYNELFLNNYARINIIPQLQRIPGVAQVQPFGSKDYSMRIWLKPDRLVANNLSTAEVMNAIKDQNVEAAPGRLGQSSKESFEYIIKYKGKLNKPEEYENMVIKAKNDGSVLRLKDLARVELGGYTYTASNLLDGKPATGFGIVQTPGSNANEILTELERQIGVFDKALPDGMKFKIMYNSKEFLDASIDQVKETLIIAFILVAIVVFIFLQDLRSTLIPVIAVPVSIIGTFFFLQLFGFSINLLTLFALVLAIGIVVDDAIVVVEAVHSTMEREHLPAREATVKTMGEISGAIVSITLVMAAVFVPVSFVQGPAGVFYKQFAFTLAIAIFISAVNALTLSPALCALFLKNQHIGEGGHKKGFGARFFDAFNTAFNAMTARYIRSIKFLLRNRWVAITGLLLVVVATVWLIKTTPTGFIPDEDQGFVVGITQTPPGSSLSRTENATNQISKIVMHDEGVSDVWAANGMNFVTNANASPNAAIFVRLKDRKERGVVKDPTAIAGGLLGKSMQVHDALTFFVGFPTIQGFGNVSGVEMMLQDRTNGSLEKLAGTAWGFVGALSQRPEVASAFTTFNTGNPQYTIDIDEIKVKQLGVSVGDLLGTLQTYYGSSFVSDFNRFGKYSRVMAQADVSYRMDKGSLDAIYVKNNLGTMVPVSTVAKFTRVYGPETVTRNNLYTAVTINATPKPGYSTGDVIKAIGEVSKKALPQGYAYEFTGITREEIRAGNQTAFVFLLSVLFVFFLLAAQYESYILPLAVILTVPTGILGVYSFIGFSGIEGNIYVQIGMIMLIGLLAKNAILIVEFALQRRKAGYKLIDAALEAAQLRLRPILMTSFAFIVGMLPLIFTQGASAKGNHSIGWSTVGGMFTGVVLGVFIIPVLFVIFQFLQEKISRKPIEEVEAAHKAELVH